The Bernardetia sp. ABR2-2B DNA window AAATCTTGCCACACCGTAACAGCCGAAACAGTAATCAAAACAATAGCATCAGAAATAGGAATTTTGTGTAAAATACGGAAACTACTCCAAGCAAATGTTCCAATCACAACCATAAACATAACTCCAACTAAGGCAGCAATCGGAATTTGCTCAATAAGTGGCGCACCAAAAAGAACAAAACAAAGAAGTGCAATCGCAGCAATAACACCTGATAAACGCCCACGACCACCAGATTCTACATTAATGATGGATTGTCCAATCATAGCACAACCACCCATTCCACCAAAAAGACCATTCAAAATATTTGCAGCTCCTTGAGCGACACATTCACGGTTTCCACTTCCTCTAGTTTCGGTCATTTCATCTAATAAATTTAAGGTCATTAAAGATTCTATCAAACCAACGGCAGCCAAAAGAAAAGCAGTTGATAAAATGAGTGTCCAATGTTCTTTCATTGTATAGAAAAGTGTAAAAATTTGGTTTTGGAAAGTAGGCAAAGAACCTTCAATTCCTGTTGATTTTCCATTACTTCCTTCAATTACAAATGATTTTACGGTACTTACTTCTATTCCTCCAAAAATTGTAATAGCAGCTACAACTACAATGGCAACTAAAGCAGACGGAACTTTCTTCGTCAGTTTTGGCAGACCAAACATAATTCCCATCGTAAGAGCAACCAAACCAATCATTATATACATATCATTTCCTTGTAACCAAACTTTTGTCGCTGTATCTCCTACCATTACTTTTTCTTTAAAAAAGTCTATCTGAGCCATAAAAATCACGATAGCAAGTCCGTTTACAAAACCCATCATTACAGGGTGTGGAATAAGACGAACAAATTTTCCCAAACGAAAAACACCAGCCAAAACTTGAAAAATACCTACCAAAAGAAGCGTAATAAATAGCCATTGCAAACCTAAATAGTCATCTGCCATACCTAAGGCTTTTCCAACTTCATTTCCTTTGATAATCAAATGTGTACTTACCACAACAGCAGCCATTGCACCTGTCGCACCTGAAATCATCCCCGGTCGCCCTCCAAAAATTGCTGTAACAATTCCCATCATAAAAGCACCGTATAGACCAACTATTGGGTCAATTCCTGCCACAAAAGCAAAGGCAATCGCTTCTGGAACGAGTGCCAAAGCTACTG harbors:
- a CDS encoding SulP family inorganic anion transporter gives rise to the protein MTSIFKNFTQNFSQTFTQNPKDDVLSGLTVALALVPEAIAFAFVAGIDPIVGLYGAFMMGIVTAIFGGRPGMISGATGAMAAVVVSTHLIIKGNEVGKALGMADDYLGLQWLFITLLLVGIFQVLAGVFRLGKFVRLIPHPVMMGFVNGLAIVIFMAQIDFFKEKVMVGDTATKVWLQGNDMYIMIGLVALTMGIMFGLPKLTKKVPSALVAIVVVAAITIFGGIEVSTVKSFVIEGSNGKSTGIEGSLPTFQNQIFTLFYTMKEHWTLILSTAFLLAAVGLIESLMTLNLLDEMTETRGSGNRECVAQGAANILNGLFGGMGGCAMIGQSIINVESGGRGRLSGVIAAIALLCFVLFGAPLIEQIPIAALVGVMFMVVIGTFAWSSFRILHKIPISDAIVLITVSAVTVWQDLAIAVFVGVIMSALVFAWENATRIRARKHIKENGTKVYEIWGPLFFGSTQAFSAKFDPKTDPEKVEIDFIESKVSDHSGIEALRGVANRYLDLGKEVKLTHLSEECITLLLKANPKFEEVIERSIDDPRYYVVSDVMDEVISK